Proteins from a genomic interval of Actinomycetota bacterium:
- a CDS encoding thiazole synthase, translated as MASDPLVIAGREFTSRLFLGTGKFPSNAALGGAIESTGTQMVTVALRRVDPTAADGDILDAIDAERVVLLTNTSGADDAGEAVRLARLARAAGLPDWIKLEITPEPRYLLPDPVETLKAAEVLCAEGFTVLPYVNADPVLCKRLEEVGCATVMPLGSWIGSNQGLRTKAALEIIVEQSLVPVVVDAGIGAPSQAAEAMEIGADAVLVNTAIGTAGDPVAMGAAFKQAVEAGRAGFLAGLAVAGGVAQASSPLTGFLS; from the coding sequence GTGGCGTCAGACCCACTGGTGATCGCGGGTCGGGAGTTCACCTCCCGCCTGTTCCTCGGCACGGGGAAGTTCCCCTCCAACGCCGCCCTGGGCGGCGCGATCGAGTCGACCGGCACGCAGATGGTGACGGTCGCCCTGCGACGGGTCGACCCGACGGCCGCCGACGGCGACATCCTCGACGCGATCGACGCCGAGCGGGTCGTGCTCCTCACCAACACGAGCGGGGCGGACGACGCGGGCGAGGCGGTGCGCCTGGCCCGCCTGGCCCGGGCCGCCGGCCTGCCCGACTGGATCAAGCTGGAGATCACGCCCGAGCCTCGCTACCTGCTCCCCGACCCGGTGGAGACGTTGAAGGCAGCCGAGGTCCTCTGCGCCGAGGGCTTCACCGTGCTCCCCTACGTCAACGCCGACCCGGTGCTGTGCAAGCGGCTCGAGGAGGTCGGCTGCGCCACGGTGATGCCGCTGGGCTCGTGGATCGGCTCGAACCAGGGACTGCGCACCAAAGCCGCGCTCGAGATCATCGTCGAGCAGTCGCTCGTGCCCGTGGTCGTCGACGCCGGCATCGGCGCGCCGTCGCAGGCCGCCGAGGCCATGGAGATCGGCGCCGACGCGGTCCTCGTGAACACGGCCATCGGCACCGCGGGCGACCCCGTGGCCATGGGCGCCGCGTTCAAGCAGGCGGTGGAAGCGGGCCGCGCCGGCTTCCTCGCGGGCCTCGCGGTCGCGGGCGGGGTCGCGCAGGCGTCGTCGCCCCTCACCGGCTTCCTCTCCTGA
- the lpdA gene encoding dihydrolipoyl dehydrogenase — MVPTAEQFDVVVVGGGPGGYAAALYGANAGLNIAVVEKEKVGGTCLHRGCIPAKEFLETATVFRTVAGAKEFGVQADQPGLDFAASQARKQKVVDTLWKGLQGLMKARKITTIKGVGSLTRGKLVRVDDGSELKGEHVILASGSVPRTLPGFDVDGRIVMTSDEVLDLDALPSSAVVVGGGAIGCEFASMMSDLGVQVTLLEVLPKLLPGCDDDIVNVVARSFQRRGIEVRTGVKVDGHEPSGNGTTVHFGGDSVTVDAVVMSVGRRPLSDGLDLAGTAVEVDPRGYVVVDGLMRTGEDGVYAVGDLVATPQLAHVGFAEAIVAIKDILGERAVPVDYGRVPWCIYCHPEVAFAGPSEQDARAAGLDVVVKKMPYSHNGRSLIVGEPEGMVKVIAEKKADGRAGPILGVHMVGAWVTEQLGQGYLAVNWEATPDETGQFIQPHPTLSETFGEAVLALTGRGLHG, encoded by the coding sequence GTGGTCCCAACGGCCGAACAGTTCGACGTCGTCGTGGTGGGCGGCGGCCCCGGCGGCTATGCCGCGGCGCTCTACGGCGCCAACGCCGGGCTCAACATCGCGGTGGTGGAGAAGGAGAAGGTGGGCGGCACGTGCCTCCACCGCGGCTGCATCCCAGCCAAGGAGTTCCTCGAGACCGCGACGGTGTTCCGCACCGTCGCCGGCGCCAAGGAGTTCGGGGTGCAGGCCGACCAGCCGGGCCTCGACTTCGCGGCCAGCCAGGCGCGCAAGCAGAAGGTGGTCGACACGCTCTGGAAAGGCCTGCAGGGCCTGATGAAGGCGCGCAAGATCACGACGATCAAGGGTGTGGGATCGCTCACGCGGGGCAAGCTCGTGCGCGTCGACGATGGGAGCGAGCTGAAGGGCGAGCACGTGATCCTCGCGTCGGGATCGGTGCCGCGCACGCTTCCCGGCTTCGACGTCGACGGGCGCATCGTGATGACCTCCGACGAGGTGCTCGACCTCGACGCGTTGCCGTCCTCGGCCGTCGTCGTCGGCGGCGGCGCCATCGGCTGCGAGTTCGCGTCGATGATGAGCGACCTCGGCGTGCAGGTCACCCTGCTCGAGGTCCTGCCGAAGCTGCTGCCGGGTTGTGACGACGACATCGTCAACGTGGTCGCCCGATCGTTCCAGCGCCGGGGCATCGAGGTGCGCACCGGCGTCAAGGTCGACGGCCACGAGCCGAGCGGGAACGGCACGACCGTGCACTTCGGCGGTGACTCGGTCACGGTCGACGCCGTCGTGATGTCGGTCGGTCGACGGCCCCTGTCCGACGGGCTCGACCTGGCCGGCACCGCGGTCGAGGTCGATCCGCGTGGCTACGTGGTCGTCGACGGGCTCATGCGCACGGGTGAGGACGGCGTCTACGCGGTGGGCGACCTGGTGGCGACCCCGCAGCTGGCGCACGTCGGCTTCGCGGAGGCCATCGTCGCGATCAAGGACATCCTGGGTGAGCGGGCCGTGCCCGTCGACTACGGAAGGGTGCCCTGGTGCATCTACTGCCATCCCGAGGTCGCGTTCGCAGGACCGAGTGAGCAGGACGCGCGCGCTGCCGGTCTCGACGTCGTGGTCAAGAAGATGCCGTACTCGCACAACGGCCGCTCGCTCATCGTCGGCGAGCCCGAGGGCATGGTGAAGGTGATCGCCGAGAAGAAAGCCGACGGACGGGCGGGCCCCATCCTCGGAGTGCACATGGTGGGCGCCTGGGTCACCGAGCAGCTCGGACAGGGCTACCTCGCCGTGAACTG
- a CDS encoding DUF2203 family protein, producing MSSPHPDVRFWTVEEARAYLPQLRELVERIKQAADAHAKVSTNGDEQPGEGAGDALAELAAGDIIVRDPHAGLIDFHARGPDGVVYLICWRLGEEDIEWWHLPDAGFAGRRRLPRDPG from the coding sequence ATGTCGTCGCCCCATCCCGACGTTCGTTTTTGGACCGTGGAGGAGGCGCGGGCCTACCTCCCGCAGCTGCGCGAGCTCGTCGAGCGCATCAAGCAGGCGGCCGACGCCCACGCCAAGGTGAGCACGAACGGCGACGAGCAGCCGGGGGAGGGCGCCGGCGACGCGCTCGCGGAGCTGGCCGCGGGCGACATCATCGTGCGCGACCCCCACGCGGGCCTCATCGACTTCCACGCGCGCGGGCCCGACGGCGTCGTCTACCTCATCTGCTGGCGGTTGGGTGAGGAGGACATCGAGTGGTGGCACCTGCCCGACGCGGGCTTCGCCGGACGCCGGCGCCTGCCGAGGGACCCGGGCTAG